The Phoenix dactylifera cultivar Barhee BC4 chromosome 9, palm_55x_up_171113_PBpolish2nd_filt_p, whole genome shotgun sequence genome window below encodes:
- the LOC120111843 gene encoding UDP-N-acetylglucosamine transferase subunit ALG13 homolog, producing MGVMGNGIESRKTVFVTVGTTCFDALVKAVDSQQVKDELLRKGYTDLLIQVGRGTYVPSKFSGEDGSLAVDYFTFSPSIADYLRSASLIISHAGSGSIFETLRLGKPLIVVVNEDLMDNHQSELAEELADRKHLFCARPQTLHQTIKVMDLESLIPYPPGDAAPVANLFNNFLGFPAD from the exons ATGGGTGTGATGGGTAATGGCATAGAATCAAGGAAAACGGTGTTTGTGACAGTGGGAACCACATGCTTTGATGCTCTCGTCAAGGCAGTAGACTCTCAGCAGGTCAAAGATGAGTTATTGAGAAAGGGATACACCGATCTCCTCATTCAAGTGGGCCGTGGGACATATGTACCCTCCAAG TTTTCTGGAGAAGATGGATCTCTAGCCGTGGATTATTTCACTTTCTCACCGAGCATTGCCGACTACCTTAGATCAGCATCTCTTATCATTAGCCACGCAG GGTCCGGGAGCATATTTGAGACACTGCGATTGGGTAAGCCTCTAATTGTGGTCGTCAATGAGGATTTGATGGACAACCACCAAAGTGAGCTTGCAGAGGAACTGGCAGACAGGAAGCACCTATTCTGTGCCCGCCCGCAGACACTCCATCAGACCATCAAAGTCATGGATCTGGAGTCCCTTATTCCTTACCCACCAGGTGATGCTGCG
- the LOC103713138 gene encoding protein APEM9 isoform X1 has protein sequence MAAALSETWKAIDVSESCLVCCMFEEAASLSSSILRQIHTTPSSEAIDDGELAEMMVSAGMVFVQSLREMRRTSELLIELKTLYGSVAAIPVQVFLAWACMQIAEGFSSNLREIFEEFLSKWKYLDGNVYVLTEAESRSSSAGGIRQSIMNAEKYLEVAEVYTITLLGMILHNSDLAISWTERAELPEEKRQDMLRRLHSLHCATESSSSPGPRTINSIEKTGSLSAFDTGSTPSGFENYPKTIRPLSHSNGDKSKADSFKSVHPTIRRISDQIHPCLCWFRTVHLRLGNIHLVLQHGRLMLLGPLIFLTYYILQKKGAVLKRIVAKGASSIRSALIDAWRLAFSVQVNPLAAVQQLPSGSLGNR, from the exons ATGGCAGCGGCACTCTCCGAGACCTGGAAAGCGATCGATGTTTCGGAGAG CTGTCTGGTTTGCTGCATGTTTGAGGAGGCTGCATCTCTGTCTTCTTCTATTCTTCGGCAAATACATACTACCCCATCTTCAGAAGCAATAGATGATGGTGAACTGGCCGAAATGATGGTATCAGCTGGTATGGTGTTTGTACAATCACTGAGAGAAATGAGGAG GACATCTGAACTGCTGATTGAACTTAAAACATTGTATGGTTCAGTGGCAGCTATACCTGTTCAAGTTTTCCTAGCATG GGCTTGCATGCAAATAGCAGAAGGATTTTCATCCAACCTAAGAGAAATCTTCGAGGAGTTTCTCAGCAAGTGGAAATATCTAGATGGCAATGTCTATGTTTTGACAGAAGCAGAATCACGAAGCTCTTCTGCAGGAGGCATAAGGCAGTCAATCATGAATGCTGAAAAGTATTTAGAGGTGGCAGAAGTTTACACCATAACCCTCCTTGGGATGATCTTGCATAATTCTGACCTGGCTATATCTTGGACAGAGAGAGCAGAGCTGCCTGAAGAAAAACGCCAG GACATGTTGAGGAGATTGCACTCACTGCATTGTGCTACAGAGTCTAGCTCATCTCCAGGTCCAAGGACAATTAATTCTATAGAGAAAACTGGCAGCTTATCTGCTTTTGACACCGGGTCCACACCCTCCGGATTTGAAAATTATCCTAAGACCATCAGGCCATTATCCCATTCAAATGGTGATAAATCAAAAGCAGATTCATTTAAATCCGTTCATCCAACTATTCGGCGCATTTCGGATCAGATCCATCCATGCTTATGTTGGTTTCGCACAGTCCATTTGAGGTTGGGCAACATTCACTTGGTCCTTCAGCATGGAAGGTTAATGCTCTTGGGTCCATTGATATTTTTAACATATTACATTCTGCAGAAGAAAGGTGCAGTCTTGAAGCG GATAGTAGCCAAAGGAGCGTCGTCTATAAGAAGTGCTTTGATTGATGCTTGGCGGCTTGCATTTTCTGTCCAGGTGAACCCACTGGCTGCTGTTCAACAGCTGCCTTCTGGCTCGCTGGGAAACAGGTGA
- the LOC103713138 gene encoding protein APEM9 isoform X2, which produces MAAALSETWKAIDVSESCLVCCMFEEAASLSSSILRQIHTTPSSEAIDDGELAEMMVSAGMVFVQSLREMRRTSELLIELKTLYGSVAAIPVQVFLAWACMQIAEGFSSNLREIFEEFLSKWKYLDGNVYVLTEAESRSSSAGGIRQSIMNAEKYLEVAEVYTITLLGMILHNSDLAISWTERAELPEEKRQDMLRRLHSLHCATESSSSPGPRTINSIEKTGSLSAFDTGSTPSGFENYPKTIRPLSHSNGDKSKADSFKSVHPTIRRISDQIHPCLCWFRTVHLRLGNIHLVLQHGRLMLLGPLIFLTYYILQKKGAVLKRIVAKGASSIRSALIDAWRLAFSVQVNPLAAVQQLPSGSLGNR; this is translated from the exons ATGGCAGCGGCACTCTCCGAGACCTGGAAAGCGATCGATGTTTCGGAGAG CTGTCTGGTTTGCTGCATGTTTGAGGAGGCTGCATCTCTGTCTTCTTCTATTCTTCGGCAAATACATACTACCCCATCTTCAGAAGCAATAGATGATGGTGAACTGGCCGAAATGATGGTATCAGCTGGTATGGTGTTTGTACAATCACTGAGAGAAATGAGGAG GACATCTGAACTGCTGATTGAACTTAAAACATTGTATGGTTCAGTGGCAGCTATACCTGTTCAAGTTTTCCTAGCATG GGCTTGCATGCAAATAGCAGAAGGATTTTCATCCAACCTAAGAGAAATCTTCGAGGAGTTTCTCAGCAAGTGGAAATATCTAGATGGCAATGTCTATGTTTTGACAGAAGCAGAATCACGAAGCTCTTCTGCAGGAGGCATAAGGCAGTCAATCATGAATGCTGAAAAGTATTTAGAGGTGGCAGAAGTTTACACCATAACCCTCCTTGGGATGATCTTGCATAATTCTGACCTGGCTATATCTTGGACAGAGAGAGCAGAGCTGCCTGAAGAAAAACGCCAG GACATGTTGAGGAGATTGCACTCACTGCATTGTGCTACAGAGTCTAGCTCATCTCCAGGTCCAAGGACAATTAATTCTATAGAGAAAACTGGCAGCTTATCTGCTTTTGACACCGGGTCCACACCCTCCGGATTTGAAAATTATCCTAAGACCATCAGGCCATTATCCCATTCAAATGGTGATAAATCAAAAGCAGATTCATTTAAATCCGTTCATCCAACTATTCGGCGCATTTCGGATCAGATCCATCCATGCTTATGTTGGTTTCGCACAGTCCATTTGAGGTTGGGCAACATTCACTTGGTCCTTCAGCATGGAAGGTTAATGCTCTTGGGTCCATTGATATTTTTAACATATTACATTCTGCAGAAGAAAGGTGCAGTCTTGAAGCG GATAGTAGCCAAAGGAGCGTCGTCTATAAGAAGTGCTTTGATTGATGCTTGGCGGCTTGCATTTTCTGTCCAGGTGAACCCACTGGCTGCTGTTCAACAGCTGCCTTCTGGCTCGCTGGGAAACAG GTAG